The genomic region CCAATAGACTGATTGTAAATAGCTTTTTATTTTTTATTTGTTATTTTGGTTATTTGGGAGAAGCCTCGTTATTGTAACGAGGTTTTTCTTTTTTAACCCTTTGCTGCGGCTCAAAAAAATGATTTAACGGACCATTACCCTTTCCTATTGCAACATCGGCGCCTTCTGCTATTGCCCGATGTACATACTGTTGCGCCAGACTAACGGCGTCGGATAAGGTGTTCCCAAGTGCCAGATAACTCGCAATAGCCGCCGACAAGGTACAACCCGAACCGTGCATATTGTTGGTTGCTATTTTTTCGGACGTATAGGTTGCTATCACACCTTGTTTATCGAATAAAAGTGAAGTCAGTGTTGTAGTTGGCAAATGCCCGCCTTTTAGTAATACATGCGGACAACCTTTTTGCATGATCATCGCTCCTGCTTTCTGCATTTCGGTTACGCTGGTGATCGGATTTCCGGTTAAAACAGCCGCTTCATCGAGATTCGGCGTGATCAGCGTAGCCAATGGAAACAGCTTGTCTACAATTGCAACTATGGTTTCAGATTCAATCAAACGATGACCGCTGGTAGCGACCATTACCGGGTCGAATACCACCGGAATGTCCGGATATTGTTGTAACATCGATACAATAACCGCTACCAGTTCCTGCGTATGCACCATTCCAATCTTGATCGCATCCGGTCGGATGTCTTCCAATATCGTTTGCAACTGTAAGGCTACGATCTCCGACGGAATGCTATGAATCGCTTTTACGCCACCCGTATTTTGTACCGGTAATGCTGTTAACACCGATGTAGGATAACATCCTAATGCATTGATAGTATTGGTATCGCCCTGGATTCCGGCGCCACCGCTTCCGTCGAATCCGGCTATGGTTAGAACTACCGGATAGGTATATTTTTTTTTCATGATTTACTATTGCGTCACACCCCGAATAGAATCCAGGCTGCTTAGATTGGTACTAAAATGGCAATAGTTGTCCCGGTAAAGACAAATAAAAGAAGATCAACTTTTCCCTACGCCGGTGTTAACCGGATCAGGTTCAAAGGGACTCTCTCAATTCTTTTCAGAATACCCCTAAAGCCGTGGTAAATGTAGTGTAAATATTTTATACCTGACAGGTTTTAGAAAGCTGACAGGTATTGCAATCCAAAATTTTAAAAACTATAACTTATAAAAAGATGGTATCCCGTTTCTTTTTTTCGGGGAACCGAATAACTGAAATCGAGTTTGATACTTTTTAATTTATCTTTTATAGTAATCGTTTTAGTAATATGATTTATAAAGTATTCATTTCCATCTTCATTTGTATCGGTTTTAATATAACGCGCCAATTTTTCGTATTGCTTCGAAAGTCTATTATATTCATACTGTAAATCCTCTAGCGTTTGAAATTTTAAGTCTTGGACAACCCTATATATTCCCTGCTTGATATTCCCATCTCTTTGAATAATCTGAATTTCTCCAGCTACGATTTTGGATTTTACGGCTTTGTTTTCCGTAAACTCCGTAAGAAATATTGTTTCTTTATCCTGAAAATCAGGAATGTCTCTTACAAATTTTTCAAACTTCAAGTTGGAACTTTTCATCATTTTATCGGGTACTAATTCTAACTTCAAATCCAGAAACAATTTGTTTAATTCTTTATTTAAATTGTCTTGTGCGTGTAAAATCGGATTACATAGTACTACTAAAATGACTGCTATTATTTTTTTCATATGTTGTTAAGCCTTGTTAGTAGGAAGGCAATTAATTAGTCTATTGCGTTTTGCTTTGCCTTTATTTTTTATCGGTGCGGGAAACGCTCTTAATCTGATTCGTTCCATTTTCAACTCCAACCTTTACAGGTAGCTGATTGCGGTAACTATTCGAAAGTTCGTTTAAAAGTTGCGTAAAATTTTCTTCTTTTTCAGACAAATAAAAAACCTGCGCGCTAATTCCAAGGGCAACCCTGATAGCGGCGTGTTCGGAATCTTTATCAATATCCATCACTACAATCGGATCATACCAAACAATTCCCGGACTGGTTTTGGAACAGGATAAATTGAGTAGTATTAAAAGTATAAAAATAGAAGTTCTCATGGCGATAAATTTAATAGATCTCACTCAAAAATAATGCCCTTTTATATTTTTTTTCTCAACATAAGGAAAAAATAAATAACATGATTTTTATAAATAGTTTGGTTTATGAGTTTCCATAATGAAACTAAAACAAATTTCTCTTCTTTTACCATAATAAAATTAGAAACACTATGAAAGAAAAAGTAAAAGAGCGTTTTTTTTATCGGGATCTTACTGTATCCGTAACGCAATCAAGATATATTACTGGTGACAAAACTTATGCGCTAAGTAATATTTCATCGGTTACAATTAATAGAATAAAAGAAAGCCGCTTTAACCCTCGAGTCGTAATAATAACAGGTTTGATTGCTCTTTTTATACCAAATGATTTTCAAATAATGATAGGAGGAATTTTACTTATCGTGGGAATCATGTGGCATATCAATATTAGAGATTCATTTACTGTTCGTATCAGCACTAATTCCGGCGAAACAGATAGCATTATTTCGAGCGACGAAGACTATATCAAAAAAATCGTTTCTGCTTTAAACGAGGCAATTATTTACAGAGGATAATTGTTGATGGCTAAGCCTTTCAAAAAAGATAAAGCCACGTCATCTGTCTCTTTGTATGACAATCATTATACAAAGTTTTTATATTGCAAAGCTGGTTTTTCGATATATTGCCATGACAAAAAAGCGGCTATATAAGTAATTGGCAAGCTTATTAAGGTGAGTAGTATTGGCGAAAAACTATAATAATACATCAGTGTTTGTTGTACTAAAAACCCATAAATATAGACACCATAGGATATATCGCCAATTCGATGCGGTATATAATTTAGTTTTTTCGAATACGAAATACACACCAACAGCATTAGTAATGGTAGTACGATATACGATGTCGTTTTATAAAAATTAAAAAATAAAGAGCCAATAAGTATTATTAAAAGTCCGAGTTTTATATAGGGTTTATTGATTTTTTTTAAGTTGACATAACTTAGAATAGAACCGCCCATAAAAAATGCGCCTAAACGATAAAACTGATCCGAATTCAAATATATTTTTGTAGATAGTTCAGTAAATAACAGCGGGTTGTAATGGTTGGCAAAAACACAAAAAGACCAAATGGCTATTAGTAGTATCAATGCAATTCTCATTTTTCGAAATGGAAATAAAAGCAGCATAATAATATACATCGTAAACTCGTAGCTTAACGACCATAGACTACCGTTTATCGCTCTGGGATACGGATTGCTTTCAAAAATTCCTTTTACGTGATATTGTGCCCGATATAGCGTAATGTTTCTTCGAAAATAGGTAAAGTAATCTTTTTGAACAAAAAGATCTTCCCCTTCATATACCACAATTAATAGTAACATGGTGATTATTAACATTACAAACAGTGCTGGAAAAAGTCGTAAATACCGCTTCCACATATAGCTGATCATCGTTTTACTATTTCGTAAGCTAATCATAATCAGGTAGCCGCTTAAAATAAAAAATCCTTCTACCGAAAAAGCGCCCATATTTAGCTGCTTATCGGTCATTTGTTCAAAAATTTCCGTATATCCGGCTAATGGATATGAATGTGAAAAAATAACCAGTGAAGCGAGTATCAGTCTTATAAAATCAAAATTATTTTCTCTTTCCAATTGATCGAATTTAAAATTACTTAGATGTTATTATAAATCACACCCAATCAAATAATCACAAAACAACACAATATTAAAAAATTAAATTCTCAAAAAAATAACAACAATCTTAAATAATAATGATTAATTCTCAAATTGAGATTATTAATTGCGAAATACAACCATTTTATCACAGACGAAATACTTTAAAGCTAATTAAGCTGTTCTATAGCGCCTTCTTTTAAAAAAGCATTGGCTTCAAAAAATATTTTATCGATTTCTCTGTTAAATGATTTGTACTCCAGATCCTGTGAATACTCCGGGTTATTAAGGGCTATAAAACGAACCACACCACCATCGACATCTTTATAAAAATCGAAAACCTTGAATTTCTCAAACGTATATTGAAATAACAGCTGATTATCAACTTGTTTTGGAGAGCTATTGCCATATTTCGTTTTTATATCTGCTGTAGTCAAGCCTTTATAATAAAATCCAAGTATATTGGAAAAAGTCGGTTGAAACGTATACATAAACAGCATTTGCTCTGTTGGCTTTTGCGTCATCCGATACCGTAGCAGTCGCTTCATTTCCGGGTTTTTAAAAAAGATATATTCCGGTTCAATCTTATTGAAAACATAGTCGGCATAGGTATAAAAATCAAGTTTCTGTCGGCCTTTATCAAAAGACAATACAAACTTATTGTATTGATAGGGTTTGTCGGTTTCTACTTTTTGTTGTCCACCTAAGTAATAATAATTGGCACATCCTGTAAACAGGAATAAAAATGCCAGCGGTACCATTTTTATTAATTTTTTCATTCTTATAATTAAGCAGGTTATAAACCGTAAAACTACCGAATTAAATCGGTAGGTAATTATTTTTATTTCCCAAAATAGAGAAATAAAAAATGCT from Flavobacterium sp. WV_118_3 harbors:
- the thiD gene encoding bifunctional hydroxymethylpyrimidine kinase/phosphomethylpyrimidine kinase, whose translation is MKKKYTYPVVLTIAGFDGSGGAGIQGDTNTINALGCYPTSVLTALPVQNTGGVKAIHSIPSEIVALQLQTILEDIRPDAIKIGMVHTQELVAVIVSMLQQYPDIPVVFDPVMVATSGHRLIESETIVAIVDKLFPLATLITPNLDEAAVLTGNPITSVTEMQKAGAMIMQKGCPHVLLKGGHLPTTTLTSLLFDKQGVIATYTSEKIATNNMHGSGCTLSAAIASYLALGNTLSDAVSLAQQYVHRAIAEGADVAIGKGNGPLNHFFEPQQRVKKEKPRYNNEASPK
- a CDS encoding DUF6232 family protein; translated protein: MKEKVKERFFYRDLTVSVTQSRYITGDKTYALSNISSVTINRIKESRFNPRVVIITGLIALFIPNDFQIMIGGILLIVGIMWHINIRDSFTVRISTNSGETDSIISSDEDYIKKIVSALNEAIIYRG
- a CDS encoding acyltransferase, coding for MERENNFDFIRLILASLVIFSHSYPLAGYTEIFEQMTDKQLNMGAFSVEGFFILSGYLIMISLRNSKTMISYMWKRYLRLFPALFVMLIITMLLLIVVYEGEDLFVQKDYFTYFRRNITLYRAQYHVKGIFESNPYPRAINGSLWSLSYEFTMYIIMLLLFPFRKMRIALILLIAIWSFCVFANHYNPLLFTELSTKIYLNSDQFYRLGAFFMGGSILSYVNLKKINKPYIKLGLLIILIGSLFFNFYKTTSYIVLPLLMLLVCISYSKKLNYIPHRIGDISYGVYIYGFLVQQTLMYYYSFSPILLTLISLPITYIAAFLSWQYIEKPALQYKNFV